One Hordeum vulgare subsp. vulgare chromosome 4H, MorexV3_pseudomolecules_assembly, whole genome shotgun sequence DNA window includes the following coding sequences:
- the LOC123446865 gene encoding MEIOTIC F-BOX protein MOF-like produces METWGADLGGRLLAESNLLCRPVADLKYMDAAGVDRLSDLTDCLLHAILSRLKARQVVQTCVLSSRWRRLWLAVPCLDIDGGEDQVGEDEERHNKLDDFVDNLLLRRSTCASSPLQTLRVSIASPRPLRMRGLHERRYSVCDAHTRWVRRGLKSSPAVLEVRGVKLPSLSSGAHRITRLLLDDVILHGDFEKHLFSRLTLLQDLAIRNTDMSEISRIESNTLKNLTVEAGNILNFEVIAPRLASLHLAVQFRGLRDFSVTVQEAPNLVHASVRLLDNPLPAKGYPFVFQQDASLLLPMLCRFLASLSNVRSLELSGFSDMAQHTSPPPSPGVPWPAGYQFELMVPGSDKSAPCPTLQAILDEEHNGLPMFRNLRTLVLEQCEIGDNIQTLCSFLHNTPALEKLTLKNCECQKVPSSSASNILEMGFMTSSLSLVQIQYDDRDDHEGQGTRQVDNVVSMVEKNMPVTAMIHVTKVRKN; encoded by the exons ATGGAAACATGGGGGGCTGACCTCGGCGGGCGTCTTTTAGCTGAAAGTAATCTTCTCTGTCGACCCGTTGCAGATCTAAAATACATGGATGCCGCCGGCGTCGACCGGCTGAGCGACCTGACGGACTGCCTTCTCCACGCCATCCTCTCCCGCCTGAAGGCCCGGCAGGTCGTGCAAACCTGCGTGCTGTCGTCGAGGTGGCGCCGCCTCTGGCTTGCCGTCCCGTGCCTCGACATTGACGGCGGGGAGGACCAAGTTGGGGAAGATGAGGAGCGGCACAACAAGCTGGACGATTTcgtcgacaacctcttgcttcgccGTAGCACCTGCGCCTCCTCACCGCTACAAACCCTACGGGTGAGCATCGCCTCGCCGCGGCCTCTGCGGATGCGCGGCCTCCACGAGCGCCGTTATTCCGTCTGCGACGCCCACACCAGATGGGTTCGCCGTGGCCTCAAGAGCTCCCCGGCGGTGCTCGAAGTGCGCGGCGTCAAGCTGCCTTCGTTGTCCTCCGGCGCCCACCGCATCACCAGGCTGCTCCTTGACGACGTGATTCTCCACGGTGATTTCGAGAAGCACCTCTTCTCCAGGCTCACACTCCTCCAAGACTTGGCCATCAGAAACACGGACATGTCCGAGATCTCAAGGATCGAGTCCAACACGCTCAAGAACCTCACCGTTGAGGCAGGCAACATCTTAAACTTCGAGGTCATAGCCCCTCGGCTCGCCTCGCTGCACCTGGCCGTCCAGTTCCGTGGCCTTCGAGACTTCTCTGTGACCGTACAGGAGGCGCCTAATCTTGTCCACGCATCCGTCCGCTTATTGGACAACCCTCTGCCGGCGAAAGGATATCCCTTTGTTTTTCAACAGGATGCAAGTTTGTTGCTACCGATGCTATGCAGATTTCTCGCCTCTCTATCCAACGTCAGGAGCTTGGAGCTGTCAGGATTCAGTGATATG GCACAACATACTTCGCCACCTCCTTCACCTGGTGTTCCTTGGCCGGCTGGGTACCAATTTGAACTGATGGTGCCAGGAAGTGATAAATCTGCCCCATGTCCTACGTTGCAGGCGATACTTGATGAGGAGCACAATGGATTACCAATGTTCCGCAATCTAAGAACCTTGGTCCTTGAACAATGTGAGATTGGTGACAACATTCAGACGTTGTGTAGTTTCCTGCATAATACGCCTGCCCTCGAGAAACTTACTCTGAAGAACTGTGAG TGCCAAAAGGTTCCATCTAGTTCAGCTTCCAACATTTTGGAGATGGGGTTTATGACCTCCAGTCTAAGCCTAGTACAAATCCAGTACGATGACAGAGATGATCATGAAGGCCAAGGTACTCGACAAGTTGACAATGTTGTGTCGATGGTGGAGAAGAACATGCCAGTGACTGCAATGATCCACGTGACTAAAGTCAGGAAAAATTAG